One stretch of Argiope bruennichi chromosome 3, qqArgBrue1.1, whole genome shotgun sequence DNA includes these proteins:
- the LOC129964070 gene encoding 3-hydroxyacyl-CoA dehydrogenase type-2-like has product MNKLQGLVALITGGASGFGLSTAERLITHGVKVVLCDINSSKGQEVSKRFGENSLFLETDVTSESDVTKALNACKDKFKRLDFLVNCAGTNVLSKTYDFANHTPHNLDKFRKILEVNTVGTFNTIRLAAGLMAKNEPDDHGQRGVIVNLTSIDAFEGRVGHVAFAASSGCIASMTLPIARDLSDQGIRCCAIATGLFDTPYFQSLPEKYRRFIPSVVPFPKGLGNPSEFAHLVQAILENKMLNGEVLRLDAALRYEI; this is encoded by the exons GGTTTAGTTGCCCTTATAACTGGGGGAGCCTCAGGTTTTGGTCTGTCTACTGCTGAGAGATTGATAACGCATGGtgtaaaagttgttttatgtGATATAAACTCTTCTAAAGGGCAAGAAGTATCAAAAAGATTTGgtgaaaatagtttatttcttgAAACTGAT gTTACTTCAGAATCAGATGTAACTAAGGCATTAAATGCTTGCAAAGATAAGTTCAAAAGATTGGATTTCCTTGTGAATTGTGCTGGCACAAATGTTTTATCTAAAACTTACGATTTTGCTAATCATACACCACACAATTTGGACAAATTTAGGAAAATTCTTGAG gtgaatACTGTTGGTACCTTTAATACAATTCGATTAGCAGCTGGGCTGATGGCGAAAAATGAACCAGATGATCATGGCCAAAGAGGTGTTATAGTTAATTTAACTAGTATTGATGCTTTTGAAGGCAGAGTGGGACATGTTGCTTTTGCAGCAAGTAGTGGGTGCATCGCTTCAATGACATTACCAATAGCACGAGACCTCTCAGATCAAGGAATACGATGCTGTGCAATTGCAACag gtttatttGATACACCATATTTTCAGTCTTTACCTGAGAAATACAGGCGATTTATTCCTTCAGTTGTGCCTTTTCCCAAAGGCTTAGGAAATCCTAGTGAATTTGCACACCTTGTACAAGCAATATTAGAGAACAAAATGTTGAATGGTGAAGTCTTAAGATTAGATGCTGCTTTGAGATACGAAATATGA